AAAACCATTTCGTTCCAATACAATTCTTCATTTATTGTAAGTAAAAAAGACTATTTTAGTAAGTTGTAAAACTGACCTAAAACTAACCAATTTTACGCTGAAAAAATGAAGATTTCAGACGATTTAGAAAAGCTATTGCCATTTGGCTATCTCTTTTTGATTGTAATGGGAATACTAAAAGACAGTATTTATTATTATCAATTCGGAATTAATATCTTAAGGTATTCTACCATAATGGACGTTTTAATTAGTCCAATAGCTGAATTTACCTCAAACCCAATTATTCTTGGAGCCATCATTATACTTTTTTTGATGCATTATTATCTTCCTTCTTTTTTGGCAAAGAATAAAGATTTGGCCTTCGTAAAAAAATCTTTTGAACTAAAATCAACTGATGCATTATCTCCGGAAGAAACTAAAAGCTATTATAATGGCATTGCTATAAAATCACTTGTAATTTTTCTGCTGTCTTTTTTTCTTGGTTATGGAATGGCAGGAGGTTATTTTACTAAGAAAAAACTAAAAGAAAACAAATTGGATTACAGCTATCAAATGGATTTTAACGAAGGTGAATCTAAAAACGTTTTTGTTATCGGAAACAATAGTTTGTACTACTTTTATTTTGTCAAAGGAGATAAAAAAGTAAAAATCACTCCGTTGGCTGCTATCAAAAACATTGAACTCGTTGAAAATAAAATGATTGATTAAATTCTTGTTATCTAAAAAAAGCTTTATGAAAGACCAAAGGAAATACAGTAATAAAACCAAAGCTGCTTTTATATTACTAGTTGTAATGCTTATCATTCTGCTTGGTAACTTTAATACGTTGCGAAATTCAAAAAACGTAAACGATAATATCAATGCTATTTACAAAGACCGATTGGTTGTGGCTCATTACATTTTTCAATATTCTAAAGAACTTAATTTTATAAAAGCTGAAGCTGAAAAACTAGATTTAAGCGATAATATCAAGAAAGATGAAATTATTCAAACCTTAGACATTATTCATAATATTGATGATTTGTATGCTAAAACGGTTTTAACAAATAAAGAAAAACTGTACTTTGATGCCTTTTTACTTTCATGCAAAGAAATCAACAAACAGGTTGAAAATAAGGATTGGAATAAAATAGCCAGTTCGAGTGCGCAAGCATTAAAAACTCTCGAATCACTTTCGCAAATTCAGATTGAGGAAGGAAAAGCAAAACTGGCTGCAGCAAATGCTATGTACAGTAGGAACAATGTACTTGGCCAACTTCAAATCGCATTGCTGATTGTTCTAGGAGGCATTACTTTTTATTTATTAATTATAAAGAAAATAAAAAGGACGGTAAAAATTCCTGAACCGCCCTCTATGAATTAAATTTCTTATAGTTTTCTTTCTTCTTCTTTTATGGAAAGATCATTTATACTTGCAAAACGTTTTTGCATCAAACCATTTGAATCAAACTCCCAGTTCTCATTTCCGTAGGCTCTAAACCAGTTTCCTTCAAGATCTTGATATTCATACTCAAATCGAACTGCAATTCTATTTTCGGTATGCGCCCAATATTCTTTTTTAAGTTTATAATTTTTCTCCCTTTTCCATTTTTGCGTTAAGAACTTTACAATTTCCTCTCTTCCGTTTACAAATTGATTTCTGTTCCTCCACTCACTGTCAATAGTATAGGCTTTTGAAACTCTTTCTGGATCCTGACTGTTCCAAGCATCTTCTGCTAGTTGAATTTTCTCTATTGCTGTTTCATACGAGAAAGGTGGCAATGGCAATTTCTGTTCCATAATAATTAGATTAAAGTTTTAATAATTTTCTTGGTTTGCTCAATAAGTTGATTTGATTTAAAAAGTTGACTTTCTATAATGCAACTCTCAAAAAGCAGATACACGTGATCTGATAAAAGAGTATCATCTAAAATTTCAGTAAAATAGACCCGTAAATCAGCTTTATGATTTTGAATTACGTCTAAAATTTTAATATTATCTGATTGAATTTCTGATAGAATATTTAGAAAACTGCAGCCTCTAAAATTTTCCTTTTTATTCATATACATTAAGAAATCAAAAGAAGCTAAAATTTTCAGTTTCCTATCCTCTTCTTTGGATGTAAACTTTTGCAATTCTTCAAACCAAAAGAAATGACGCTGATTTAAAAAGGCCACGCACAAATCTTCCTTAGATTTAAAATGCTGATAAAAACTTGCCTTTGCAACTTTTGCCTCTTCAATAATTTGATTGATGCCCGTCGCATTATACCCTTGTGTGTGAAATAAAGTAAATGTTTTTTCTAATATTCTTTCTTTTGGCAACATAGCATCGTGATTTATATTTGCAAATATAAAACATTTTTACAAACAAACAGACAGGTCTGTCTATTTTATTTTAAAGACAAAAAAAATCCAAAACTCATAAGTTTTGGATTTTGATATTTTAAAGATTGGAATTTACTAATTCGAAAGAATTGTTATCTGCTCCACTCAGCAATACTGTCTTTGTTCAATTTTACGTAATCGGCATTGTTTGCTGCTTCTGCAGATGCCAAAGAAGCTTTTGCAGTTTCGATTGCTCCTTTTTTATCACCTTGTTTTGCCTGAATCTGTGATTTTAATCTTGTCACATAATATGGTTTATCCGTACTCATATCAAGCGCTTTGTCTACGTAATTTCTAGCAGTTTCGATATTTCCGTTTGATTGGAATAAATATTGAGACGCCGCAAAATAATCATTCCAAGTTGGTCCTGCCAAAGCTTTATCAATACTTGCCACAGCAATTTTAGCTGTTGGAACTTCAAATTTTAAAGCTACATGAGAATTTTCCCAAGCGATATCTAAATATCCAAAATTAGGATCTAATCCGTTGATTCCTATTGTAAAGGTTTCAACTGGAGTTGGCAATGCATCTTCTTTAACTGTAGTTTTTAAAGCTACGTACGAATCGCTCCAGTTTTCTGGCAATCCCCAGTTATCAGTAGAAAGATAGAAAATGATATCCCAGCTTTCGATTCTAGGAACTGTATAAATCGCATATTTTCCTTTTTTTAGCGTTTTTCCGTCGATTATCACGTCATCGCTAAAATTAATAATTGTATTTTCATTTGCTCCAGTTCTCCATAATTTTCCAAACGGAACTAAATTTCCGAACACAGCTCTTCCTCTTGCCCCTGGTCTTGAATACGTAACTTCAACATCGGTTAAACCAACAGTTTGTTTGATATATCCCTTTGGACTCGCCTGCGGAGTTTTTACTTGCGCTTCTGATGCTAACGGTGCTAAGATCAGGGCTAAAGCAATAAGTAGTTTCTTCATTATTTTAAGTTTTATTTTTATCCAAATTTACAAATTCAATTAGGGAACAAATGTTAAATTTTATATAATTCAGTCCTTTAACTGTGATATTTTTTCAGCATTCAATTCATTAAAATGTTCTATAACTAAATCAGCTTCAGATAAATCTTGAAGATGAGAATGTTCGCTATTGTATCCTATACAATAAATTCCAGCACCTTTTGCCGCTTTTATTCCATTTGTACTATCTTCAATAATAACGCATTCTTCTTTTGGTGCAACAGAAAGAGAAGCTGCATGAATAAATATCGCTGGATTTGGTTTTGATTGAGGAAAATCTTCTCCGCTCACAATATGGGTAAAATACTGATGCAGATTGAATCTAGTAAAAACACGATCAATAGTTACTTTTGAAGCCGAAGAAGCTAAAATTAATTGCATTCCACTGTTGTACAAATCTTTAATCAAATTTTCGACACCATCCAAAAGATGCAAATCTTCCTTAGTATCAAAAGCTTCATTAAAAATAGTTCTTTTTCGCTGAATCAAATCCTCCACTTCCTGTTGTACAGTTGGAAAATAACTTTTTAAGGTTTGAAATGTATTTCGAGTCGAAAATCCAGTAAACGTGGTGTACATTTCTTCTGGAACTTCGATATTTAATTCTGAGAATTGTAAATAATAGGCATAACGATGAACCGGCTCCGTGTCAACGATTACGCCATCCATATCAAAAATTACTGTTTTAATCATTTTTTTAAGTTTCTGAGATTCTGAGATACTAAGATTCTAAGGTTTCTCTTTTGTATTTAACTTTGTCAAGGTTTTAAACTTTGACAAAGTTGTTTTAAGTTCTATTTATAAATTCAAGAAGTTAAGATTCAAATGTTTCAGCTAACAAAAAACTTAGCAACTTAGAATCTTAGCATCTTAGAGCCTTACCTTTTAAGCAAATATCTAATCACCGTTTCGGCAGCGTGCAAGCCAAATAATCCTGGCATATAGCTGTTTGTTCCGTAGAATGATTTTTTAAAGTTTTTACCGTCAGTTAATTTTAAGCTTTTTTCATCTTGAATTTCAGAAGAGAAAACCACTTTTAGTTTATTGATTTTCACTTCTTTTAAACGCTTACGGACTGTTTTGGAGAAATAGCAGTTAATCGTTTTTGAAATATCTGCCACTTTTACTTTAGAAGCCAACATTTTTCCTCCCGCTCCCATGCTGCTTATGATTTTTACTCTTTTGCGTTTTGCAGCAATAATTAGATTTAATTTTGGAGTAATACTGTCAATACAATCTAAAACATAATCAAATTCTGGAGAAACAATCTCAAAAGCACGTTCTGGCGAAAGAAATTCCTGAACACGAGTTAAATTTAATTCTGGATTAATATCCATCAAACGATCGCCTACAATTTTAATTTTTGGCTGACCAACTGTCGAATGCAAAGCTGGTAATTGACGGTTAATATTCGTAATATCTACAACATCTCCGTCTACAATTGTCATGTTACCCACTCCTGCTCTTGCTAAAAATTCAGCTGCAAAAGATCCAACTCCTCCTAGCCCAACGACTAAAACATTAGATTTTTGTAAATTTTCTAATCCTTCTTTGGTAAACAAAAGCTCTGCTCTTTCTGTCCATTCTGCCATATATTCTCTTTTTTATTTTTTTGTTTCAAGTTTAATGTTTCAAGTTTTTTAGTTGTCATCTGGAACGAAGTCGAAGCCCTTTCCGCATTGGAACGCCCTTCGACTGAGCTCAGGGAGACAAACTTTGAAAACAAATTCTACTTACTTTTATTCTTTAAACAACCTTTTATAATTACTTAAAATAAGTTCTTGTAATTCTTTTAAATTTAACCCTTTATATTCAGAAGCTAATTCATAAACTTGCTGAATCGATTCTTCTATTGTATCGGTTTCCAAGAAAAAACGATCATTTGGAATATTTTGAAAAACCGTTTTTAAATCTGGATTTTTCAATAAATATTTTCCAAACGAAAGATAGAATCCAGCTGCAATTAATTGCTCTGCCAGTTGATTATTCTTTGAAAAACCGTGAATAATCATTGGAACTTCTATCTTCATTTTTTTCTTGATTGCCATTACTTCCTGAAAAGCAGCAACACAATGAATTACTACAGGTTTCTTGAATTTTTCTGCTAATTCCAATTGTTTTTCAAAAACTGAAATCTGCAAATCAAATGGAACTTCAATTCTCTTATCTAAACCGCATTCGCCTATTGCCAAACAGTTTGGAGTTTGCAGTTTTTCTTCAATAATTCTCAAATCTTCATCAATTCGATTTTCGTCAATGTACCAAGGATGAATCCCTATAGAATAAAACGAAATCGCAGCATCAAAATCTTTTGGATACTGATTCACCAATTCTATAATATTAGATTGATTGGTAAATTGATGCGTATGAAAATTAAAATATTCCATTAATGAAACGCTTTTACTCCAGCTTTAATTTCAATTTTGAGATCATTTTCCTGTGGTACAAGCGGACAAGAATACTTGTAATTGTAAGCGCAGTACGGATTATAAGCTTGATTAAAATCGATTGCTATTGTGTTTCCTTTCGGAATTTCTAAATCAATATAACGGCCTCCAATGTAGCTTTGTTTTCCACTTGTTAAATCCGAAAAAGGCAAGAAAAGATGATTTTTATATTTTTCTTGAACAATAAGATCTAAACTTTGGTAAACGGCAAGCTTAAAAGCTTTTCCATTTAT
The Flavobacterium humidisoli DNA segment above includes these coding regions:
- a CDS encoding MCP four helix bundle domain-containing protein — protein: MKDQRKYSNKTKAAFILLVVMLIILLGNFNTLRNSKNVNDNINAIYKDRLVVAHYIFQYSKELNFIKAEAEKLDLSDNIKKDEIIQTLDIIHNIDDLYAKTVLTNKEKLYFDAFLLSCKEINKQVENKDWNKIASSSAQALKTLESLSQIQIEEGKAKLAAANAMYSRNNVLGQLQIALLIVLGGITFYLLIIKKIKRTVKIPEPPSMN
- a CDS encoding nuclear transport factor 2 family protein, translating into MEQKLPLPPFSYETAIEKIQLAEDAWNSQDPERVSKAYTIDSEWRNRNQFVNGREEIVKFLTQKWKREKNYKLKKEYWAHTENRIAVRFEYEYQDLEGNWFRAYGNENWEFDSNGLMQKRFASINDLSIKEEERKL
- a CDS encoding TetR/AcrR family transcriptional regulator yields the protein MLPKERILEKTFTLFHTQGYNATGINQIIEEAKVAKASFYQHFKSKEDLCVAFLNQRHFFWFEELQKFTSKEEDRKLKILASFDFLMYMNKKENFRGCSFLNILSEIQSDNIKILDVIQNHKADLRVYFTEILDDTLLSDHVYLLFESCIIESQLFKSNQLIEQTKKIIKTLI
- a CDS encoding DUF2911 domain-containing protein, whose product is MKKLLIALALILAPLASEAQVKTPQASPKGYIKQTVGLTDVEVTYSRPGARGRAVFGNLVPFGKLWRTGANENTIINFSDDVIIDGKTLKKGKYAIYTVPRIESWDIIFYLSTDNWGLPENWSDSYVALKTTVKEDALPTPVETFTIGINGLDPNFGYLDIAWENSHVALKFEVPTAKIAVASIDKALAGPTWNDYFAASQYLFQSNGNIETARNYVDKALDMSTDKPYYVTRLKSQIQAKQGDKKGAIETAKASLASAEAANNADYVKLNKDSIAEWSR
- a CDS encoding HAD family hydrolase, which gives rise to MIKTVIFDMDGVIVDTEPVHRYAYYLQFSELNIEVPEEMYTTFTGFSTRNTFQTLKSYFPTVQQEVEDLIQRKRTIFNEAFDTKEDLHLLDGVENLIKDLYNSGMQLILASSASKVTIDRVFTRFNLHQYFTHIVSGEDFPQSKPNPAIFIHAASLSVAPKEECVIIEDSTNGIKAAKGAGIYCIGYNSEHSHLQDLSEADLVIEHFNELNAEKISQLKD
- a CDS encoding tRNA threonylcarbamoyladenosine dehydratase; this encodes MAEWTERAELLFTKEGLENLQKSNVLVVGLGGVGSFAAEFLARAGVGNMTIVDGDVVDITNINRQLPALHSTVGQPKIKIVGDRLMDINPELNLTRVQEFLSPERAFEIVSPEFDYVLDCIDSITPKLNLIIAAKRKRVKIISSMGAGGKMLASKVKVADISKTINCYFSKTVRKRLKEVKINKLKVVFSSEIQDEKSLKLTDGKNFKKSFYGTNSYMPGLFGLHAAETVIRYLLKR
- a CDS encoding TatD family hydrolase translates to MEYFNFHTHQFTNQSNIIELVNQYPKDFDAAISFYSIGIHPWYIDENRIDEDLRIIEEKLQTPNCLAIGECGLDKRIEVPFDLQISVFEKQLELAEKFKKPVVIHCVAAFQEVMAIKKKMKIEVPMIIHGFSKNNQLAEQLIAAGFYLSFGKYLLKNPDLKTVFQNIPNDRFFLETDTIEESIQQVYELASEYKGLNLKELQELILSNYKRLFKE